In Setaria viridis chromosome 5, Setaria_viridis_v4.0, whole genome shotgun sequence, the genomic stretch ACACACGGTGGTGAGCCTAGTGAATATATGAAATACTGAATAAGGATTGGGGACCGGAATGCGCCATTTGGTATTTTGGTTATTTGATAAAAAAACTGCGTAATTTTTTATAGGATTATAGAATGGCTAACTTCTAAAATTGGAATCTCATCCTTGTATAGGTTCTGCAGATTGGTTTAGTTGTGATAACTTCTCTGGGAGCTGGTTACCTGTTGTATGAGCATGCCGCCATAGGTGTTGTAGCAGAAATGCTTAACCAAAATTCAATGCAACATGAAGGAACATGGAAAACCTTGGTAATGTTGTCACCATTTTCTCATCCTGTAAGCATCTGGTCTAAGCAACAAATAACAATTATAAACATTCCTTGGTTAGGTGGACTTTTGCTTTTTGTGCATGTCCATGTAGTATTCTGTGCCTTCTCAAGAAACTATGCTCAACgtcataaaaagaaaagaaactatgCTCATATTATTGCTTAACTTGCTGAGCTTTGTGGAGATGCAGACACCCTTTTCACTTTGATTGCATGTTGTTGGGACTAGCAACGTGGGATTCAGTACAAGTAGTTTAAAATACTGATTCTTTTGCTGACTTAGCATGACTTTCAATATTATGTTACACGCAGTTTCCTGTCACCTTGTTATTCTGTAGAGTAGAGCTAAGTTTGTGTCTAACTGATGCCCCCTCCTCTGAAACCAGCATTGAGCTGTACaaagaatgatatgtttttaTCAATGTGAGGTGAATCTCCTGATGTGTTGAATGAAATCAATGCGGCAATCTGGTGAGTATAGTGAATAGCGATTGGGGGCCAGACATGATTTCTCAGAGCAATGGCTGAGACAGCAAAGTTCATATTAGATTTGGCCATGTGGGGTGCATCGTTGATCGTTTCATACTTTGGTTATTTCATAAAAATCTGTGTAGTTGTTTATAGGATTAGGGAATGATAATTGATGAAATTGGAATGTCATTCTTGCAAAGATTCTGCAGATTGATTAAGTTTGACAGAGCTCAGGGAGGTCATCACCTGTTTGTGCACACAGCCAGAGGTGTAGAAGAAATGCTTAACCAAAATACAATGCAACGTGTAAGAACATGAAAACGTTGGTAATGCCACAACCATTTGCACAACCTGTAAGCATCCAATCTAAGTAACCGATATCAATTGTAAACTGTCTAATGGTGAGGTGGTCCTTTGCTTTTCTGTTGCATGCCCATGTAGTATTCTGTGATCTTCAGAAGAAACTATGCTCAAATTGTTGCTTTGCTTGCCAAGCTTTGTGATCTTATGGAGATGCAAATGATTTGCCTTTGTCAATTTGATTGAACGGTATTGGGACTAGGACCTCGGGATTTAGTATAAGTAGTTTAAGATACTGAATCTTTTGTTGATTACTTAGAATGACTTTCAATATTATACTGCATGCAGCTTCATATTATCTTGCTATTCTGTAGAGCTTGGTTTGTGTCAAACTGATGTTCCTTTCCCCTCTGAACTAGCATCAAGCTGAAGTGAGATGGATCTCTTTTATCAATGTAAGGAGGTCCTAAAGATCCAGAAGTTTCGGCGCATGGTTTCCTATGCTGGATTCTACTGCTTCACCACCCTCATTACCTATGCTTACACAAGCAATACGTATGTCACTTCTGAATCTTATTACCTATCTTTTTACAATTCCATAACCTCATTACTTGTTCAATTGTTCTCACATGCCGGTATGCTCTGCTTGAGCTTTTCACAGGACAAGGGCTGGGATCTCGAGAGCAGACCAGTATTATGCCTCATACCCTGCTGGTACTGAGCTCCTAACTGACACTGCAAAGGTGTGGAATCTGAATATACGTCTTGTTATTAATACGTACACGAGCTTCTGTAAATGTCAATGATATGCAGATGTTAGAAGTACATCAACAACAACATAACCTTTCGGTTCCAAgtaagttggggtaggctagagttgaaacccaacaagaaccacaaatcagggttcgagcacatgaatagctgttttccaagcactcctatccagggctaaatctttgggtagaTTCTATCCCTTCAAATCttcttttattgcctcttctcATGTCAATTTTGATCTTCCTCTgtctctcttcacattactatcatgccttagggttccactacgcaccggtgcctccggaggccttcgttggacatgtccaaactaTCTTAACCGGTGTTGGATAAACTTATCTTcgattggtgctacccctaacctatcacgtatatcctcattccggactcgatcctttctcgtatgaccacaaatccaacgcaacatacgcatttccgcaacacttatctACATGTCATCTCTTTTTATGCAGATGTTAGAagtgctttttttttatttcctgtGCCAACTTGCACGAGGAGAGGttctgattttattttgtgCTTGCAGCTTTACAAGGCTGCATTAGGTAATTGTTTTGAAATAGATGACTGGGGTCCGATCGAGTTCTCCATCATGGCAAAGCATTTTGACCGGCAAGGGAAACCACCCTATGCGTACCATGCTGTAAGGATTTACCCACTTGTCTTTCATTCACTGCTTGCTATACATGCTTTGATGCTTACCATCcacaaatttatattttatcAGAAGGAAACGCCCAAGTTCATATGTTTGTTTGGATATATTCTTGCTGCTCAGTATACAAGTTTGATATCTACTTTTGTTCTGTGTTTTTCAGCAATATCTGGCACACCTCCTATCCCATGGGCAACTCGACGGAAGCGGTTAAATGCAGGATGTTTGGTGGTAGCATCATTGCAACTAGAATTTCACTAGATCTTGTACAAAAATGTCGTCTTGCTAGAACACTGATGTCAGACCACGTCAGTCAGCAAATTGCAGAACTGAAATCAGATACAGATTCTGAAATTTAGACCGTCAACTGGTACGATATCAGTGCCAAATTTGCACGTGTCACGCAACAATTTCTGAAAAAACATGACGCTGTCCTGTTGGAGCATTAACTGCGTCCTTTTGTTGTTGAATAAGACTCTGAATGCCAAGGCATGTGTTGGTTCGTGCGCCGTTGTTTGGAGAAATAGCCTTACGTACTCGTACTGATAATTCAGTGTTGCAAAGACTGTTCTTTGGGCCGTACTACCATGGATCTCTAACGAACTGGTCGCCGGTTCGCTTCGGCAACTTGTGCCCGGCTCATAAACGACAGGGAACGTCATGACctactacgtatctagacagAGAAGCTaagatgaatagtaatttaggacaaAGTGAGTATATGAATTAGCATGATAATAACACCCTGTATAATTCTTTTCCTCAAAGAAGAATTAGCATAATTATTCAAAAAAATTAGCATTCTATGTACTAACTCAAACTAAGAAACTAGGGCATAATATGATCTATGACGGCATTAGGAAAAACATCAAAGAATTTACACAAGCAAAGCCACACACATGCACGCCAAGATCATCCGATCAAGAACGCCACCATGGCATCAGCAAATCGGTGCATTGATGGGTAGCAGTCAGCTAGGAGCACCTAGCTGGCTTTCCTGACCGCCGTGACGACGGCCTCGTCGACGGCGTCCGACGAGCGGCAGAACAGCGCCCCCGACGCCTTCCTGCTGCCGCAGCGCGGCGACTCGAGCCGCCGGCCGAAGCTGTCGTAGTGGATGGCGCCGGGGAAGTCGAGCGGCTCGCACCGCCGCCCCATCAGGATCGCCCGCCGCCACAGCGCGCCCTGCTCCTGCCCGCCGTCCTGGCGATCGCCACCACAGCCGCCGTCGGCTGGCACGAGCTGCCTGCCGAGGCAGGCGCTGCCGCCCCGACGGAGCCGCCGCGCGCGGAGGAGCCGGCGAGTGAAGCGGCGCGCGTAGGCGGCCACGGCGATGGACACTTTGCTCAGGAGGCCGGTGGCCATGGTCGATGGTTCGTCGTGGTCGGTGGTGCAAACGGAAAGTGCAACGGAATATAGCAATCTCCTGGGGAGGGTTCTcgttatatttatttattgatgGGGTGCCAGAAATCAACTCAAACCAAATCTCTCCCGCAAAAAATGTATCAAAATTCCATGCGCTGCAGATGGTTTCTCTGTTTAATAAGTCGAATTGAGCATTATTGCAAAAGATTTGGTATCTATAGACATGGAAAAAGAGACCCTTCTCGTAGGATCTGATACGGCACAGGGTATAAATTGGCACCAAGAAAATGTTGGAGGTGTTGTATTCGGTATTCCAGTTGTTGTGTGACGACGACCAAGCAACATAAGAACAGGAATAGACGTACTTAGGGACAATGTAACAATTAGAGTGGGGGAAAACTCATCGGTTATTGTCTTATTGATTGATCGGGGGAAACAGTAGAAAACAAAAAACTTATCTTATGTGTGGACGATGTGTGTTGGTAACCTATgctttatcaatgaaatagacACACTCTTGTGcttgttcgttcaaaaaaagaTGTGCATTGGTAAGGGTTTCTAtcccttctctctttttcttagAACAGTGATATTTTGATTTCCTGCGTGTTTGAGGGGAGGAAATAAACGAGTAGAAATGAACCGAGATAACTATTTCGTTTCACCTGGTTGCTAGCCACCGCCTCTTCCTTTTGAGGCAAATTTCGGTACTCAGGCAGGAGTTGCTCTTACTACTGTGAATTTGCGATTGCTAATGCTAGTGTTGGGAGGCGATTCCAACATGAATTGGATATCTCTGCGTTCAGGAGGGGAATCAAAGTGGAAGTCGCATATGAACCAGAATTTGTTTTTGTACACATTTATCAATAGGAATATTATGAAAGTAGAGGTGCCGTATGAACCTGAGAATTgtacacacaaaaaaaatatctgaAATTTTTAGATCACGTCTGTTAGAAAATGAAAAAGGTAATATGATCCAGATTTTTCACGTCATATTAGTTACGAAAACGAGTGGACTAGTTTATCTGCCAAAGTTCGTACCTGCAGGGGTGTGACTCTACATTTTTTCCAGACAACAGTGTAGCCCATTTGTGAGCCACAAAACAGGGTTCAAACAGAAGCGTAAAGAGTTCTGAAATTTGGACGAAATGGACAGAGATATCCAAATACAAATCGAAGTATCCGGAGATTTGAACATTCTAATCAAGAGAGAGATCACACAATCGGTAGAATTTATTAGGCTTAAGGAACTCTGCATGTGTTCCTTCCACCTTCAAAGGCAAGGAACTCGGCATGGCTCCTGAATATTCTGATTTCAACCACCATCTTCAGAGGAAAGAAACATTTCTAATTTAGCGCCGTTTTTAACACCAGCTTTTTAACACTGCTCTTTTCAAACTTAGCACCATTTCAGACATCAGCTTATAATAGTGGAAGGTTTCCATATGCAGTGTATATAATGGAAGATTTATTGAGCTGCTAAAATAATGTGAATTTTGAGATCAGACTTACTCTCTCACGAGCTGCTAAAAACTTAAAAGATTGAATATCTATATCCATCCAGGAGCAGAGGCCGGGAGTGATCTTAGTGATTGTACCACCTATTCACCTCGGTATAATTGTCTAAGATTAATAAAGCTTCTTCTGGGATCAGCGGAGTTATCTGGTCTAAAAGCTTCAATGCTGCTCTATTTCTTCACCCCTGCTAAGATTGTTAACAGCCAATGAACATGTGGCACCCAATTTTATGACAACCTTGGTGGCTTCTCATAATTCATCACATTTAGGCCTCCTTTAGAACGGAGGAAAAACATAGGAAAGATGTAGGATTCCCATTCATATGGATTGAGTCACTGTAGCGCCCTTTGGTACGCAGGAATTGCTCACAGGAAAAATGGAGGAAACTTTCCTTTGCATTCGATTCCAGAGGAAATCCACAAGAAAAAAACATCCACTCAGACCTCATTGTTTCTTGACTTGTGCGGAGGATCGAGGCAAATCGCTTGCCAGGTCGTCATTAGGCACTGGACAAGAATACGAACAAACATGAACTATCGAACAAAGACCAATAACAAACATGAACTAGAACAAGCATGAACACAGATTTGCATGTGACATGAAATCTGACaagaaatttgtcaaaaaaataaaaccCCAGAGCAATTAAAAAATGGCAAAACTTCTTTACAGATGATTAGATGAACTGCATCACGGAGACACGGATCCAATTTTAGGCAAGCCAGAGCCAGATTCCGTCTCCTACTAGAGCCACAGGCCCACAGCTAGATCTCCCACACATTGCAGTAGACGGGGCCTCCACATCCTCACCTTGGACTGCTCACACATTGCAGTAGATGGAGCCTCCAGCCTCCACATCCTCACCTTGGACTGCTCGCTGCTCATCCAGAGcttgccgcggccgccgggagCTCCGCTCAGTTTGCTGCTTGCCCACTCGCCGCCGCTAAGCCAACTCTCTTGAGCTGTGGTGCGTAGAGATTAGAGAGGGGCATGTGGAGGGATGGGAACGGATGGACAGAACACTAGCCACTAGTAAAAAGAACGGAGAAGATGACTCTGTCTCAggcttttcatttttttataataCTGTTGTTTAGGGATATATAAGAGCACGGTCACCTCTCTCATCAACTTTACACACACTATTGTTTCCTGCATTTATCCTATGGTTCATCCAACAGCTTGTTCTTGTAAAATTCCTATGTTTTCCGATCCTTTGTTTTGCATATGCATTCCTATCCTATTCCCACGTTTTTCCTATTCCTATATTTTTTCAATCCTGCATTTCAAAGGGGGCCTTAAATGACTTGTAACGCTAGAATGTGATACGAGGTATGAAACCAATATCCATTCTTATTTCCGATTGCTCTGATATTTCAAATGATCTAGGTTTGAAATCTATCATATGCTGCTCTTACTTCTCAGATCCAGAACAATTGCATACTACTGCGACATTTTGTTTCAGTTAACAGTAATATACTTTTGGTGTGTTATAGGTCCCATGTAATAAGCACACAAGGACGAAACTCTCCTACATCTCCGTCTTCTTGATTGCAAGATCATAGTCTATATCTAAAAATTACACCCATGCTTACCCTTCCTACAGGTCTTGCTGCGAGTCGTTTCGACGTCCCCTGCTTCCTTTCAACAAGATCTCCAGGCTCCGCATCACTTTCTACAGCGCTCCTTCTGTGCATCCTCTGCATCTAGCCCAAGAGCAGCCCTCATAGTCTGAAGCTGGTTCTCCTTCCGTGCCGCAGCTTGGTGGCTCTGAGTGTCTGTGAACCTGAGAAGAATTACCATCTTGTGAGGGGGAAATTGGAGTACCACATACAAACAGAACAGCAAACGAATTAACACATAATCTGCTATACACATGTAAGCAAAATGGTGTGCCAACTTGTCAGAAACTATTATTGTACAGCACATCAGAGACAGCAATCGAATGAACATTTGAGCACAAGGTACAAACGCAGACGGAACTAAAATTTAACCAACAATTTCAATTCAGCTGCATAATTCGAAACCCAACATGAAGGTACATTATTTCTACAAATCACAACGCTCTCTACCATCCTCTGGTGCGTATGCAATTGAACACTAATTGAGGATATATCAGAACTGGTAAAATCAAAAGGGTAACATATTAACAAGAAAGGAACTTCTCACGGCCATACCCTTTGCCCTGGGAACGAGGCccaccttcctccgccgccgcctcgatcTCGGCGGCCTTGCGCGCCTCCCCGACGCGCTCCTTGATCTGGGCCTCCGTGTACCCATGCTCCTCGAGCGCGTCCCTCAGCACGAGCAGCCGCAGCTCCACCTGCCGCTTCCGGTCGTGCTCCAGGATGTCCTTGTTGGGCTTCCGCGTCCTCTCGAGGACGGAGCCGGTGTGCGGAGGGTTGGGGGTCCCGTAGCcgccagccgcggcggcggaggaggaagagggccgGGGCTTCGCGAGGAACTTGCTCGCCTGGACGTGCCCGCTCGTGCCGGACCCCCGCGGGGTCTGCAGCCCGATGCCGTTgtacatggcggcggcggttggacGGGGGTGGTGGCCttgcgccggcgcggcgaggaAACCCTAGCTTGGGCTGGGTTCAGGCGAGTCAGGCTCGACGGCGTTTCGGTTCGGACGCCCAATTCGGACGTGGCGTGGCGACGGGGATGAAAAGAGGTTGCCTCCGGGTTCGTGGGGCCCGCAACAAGGCCAGTTTGCAGTCTGTTTcatctgcaactgcaagtgcGTTGCCTTCTCAAGAAACATGGAAAATGAGACGCCAGCAAGTTCTTGAATCCTTGCATAGCCGCTTTTTCGGCGTATCATCTCACAAATGGTCGAATGGAGAGGCAAGTACCCTTTTTTTGAGCCAACCGCACATGCTGTTGAACATCTGATGGAGGATCGCTGCTTGGTTCACACAATCCTCCAAAGTAGTTTGTATGAAAAAACTTGAGGATTATTGCTATGCATTTCACATTACAAGAGGAGCCTAACCAATTTTACATAacactccttccgttccaaattgtaagtcgttttgacttttgtaggcctagacatacactatatctagatgcataataatatttatgaacctagaaaagctaaaacgacctatagtttggaacagagggagtaattaaTATGCATCATACCAGCATGAAAGAATGTTCTGGTTGAACCAAATATCTGCTTGATACAGTTCCTGTCAGTCCCTCTAGATCAATGGACTGATGATGGGATCAACTCCATGGTAGAAGTTGATGGAAACTCTTACACCAATGCTATATATGCTTGCGAATTCTTATAAAAAATAGTATGCTAACTAATAGTATGCTAACTAAGAGTGACTAAACTAGCCATTCAGTTTTAAATACGAGAAGCTGTCTTTTGCCTCAAACACTATACGCAGTCTACAAGTTCATTAATTAATGAGCTTGACGACCAACCAAACTATAAATAAAAGGACTTTCTATGCAATTAAAGCCATGCTTTGATCACTAGCCTGATATAGGAACTGCTAAACACTGGTAGTTTTGCAATCGCTTCGAGCCTTAGATAGAAGTATGAGCCGCAAGACTTCATGATACCGACTCTCGGAAATATATGGACAACGATGCCTCATTCTGATAGTTTCAACACTGAGGTAAGTCTGATTTGATCTGGAATTATAAATTTCGCTATGTAAGAATGATGACCTTTTTGTTTTATATATGTTCCAGGCTGGCATGGTTGAGTTCAATGCAATACTATAAGTTAAAATTGAAAGGAATAAGGATTGAATTAGCTATAAGAGTCCTCTGATAGGTAGTAAACCCTACGTTGTACTGACAATAGCTTTGGCTTCCCCTGAATTTTAGCTTAGGATAAAAATGCAACACTAAAAGATGCATATGTTGGTTTCCCCTGACTGTAGCTTCTGCGTGATGTTGTTGACTTAACTTTCAGTATTAGTTCCTTCAAACTTTGAGAAACCTGAAAAGAGTAGCTACTTCCATATATGTTTCAAACTTTACTGTGAATATGATTGTTCTACTTTTATGCCCTATGGATGTAAGTGTATTCGTAATGGTTTCTACTATCTATTTGGACTGTACTCTGTTGAACACAAGCAACATGGGGTCATACTTATGACAGATCTGGGTAATAATGAATTGAGTGCCTTCGCAAATAAATTAATTGCTTTGATCATTTTGGTGCGATAACTTATCAGATCCAATATTTGCTCGTAATCTTAGACATGAAGCAAGGTATTTCAGCTCTAACCACTAATATATGCTTGTTATTGATGCTGAATAAAAGGCATTGGAGACTCAAAGGCAAGATTTTCAAGGCTACAAAGTCCATTGGGTCAAAGATTCTTCTGCATATGCATTATGTTCTTATTACTCCATAAAAGTGACAGCTCCAATTGATAGGTCATTGACAAAGTGATGTGGTTCCTAGACAGTATCAAGCAATCCTAAGATAATTATCTTCAACAATCCATGTAATTTTATTCAATTGTCAGGAGAGCATTAATGCATAGGTAGTGACCTACTGTAATTTTCTTCGGAACCTGCAGTCTTGGTTGTAATACTTGATTTGTTTGCTGCATACTGGAGATTGTTGTTTTTAGGATGTTATATACCCATACCTACAATAGTACATGTAGTTTGACATTGATAACCTGAATAGTAGGGGAGGATCATCTACCTAATCCACAATCCCCAAGAACAAATCCTCATAATCTCATTGATACCAGAAGATCTGTGGGCTGGTTCATTCCGATGAGGGCCGCACCTGTGTTTATAGTGTCTGTCCTAAATCACTACTAAGCATACCAGAATTGCCTTAACCATCTCTAATTAGGCCTAAGAAGTAAGCAGTTATGGTTTTGATTATAATAAGCTATAGAAGCCTTCTACCTTGAGAAAGTGAGAAACCAGAGTAGGCTAATATGTATACACACTTAAAATGGGCCTGCCAAAATAGTTTCTGAACTCAAAGAATTCAATAGCTGCCAGTTTTTAACATATTTGAAGTTCTGACATGATGCACAGATCACATTCCTCCAAGGCTGGCTATAATGCAAAATGCAAATTAGAAACTGCATAGTATCTTTGAACCAAGTATAAATATCGTCAAACTAATATCAGTTTATTGCACCAAGTGGAATTCACCATCATTACAAAACTTTAGCACGGCCTTTTCCATTACAATGTGTAGATTTGCAGGTACAATTGGCAACCAGGAGCATCGCTCCAGAATTGTGCCTTAACTTATCAAGAACTAACCAAGAAAGATAGCAGATTCACAGTTCATAGATAAGTAACTGCCTAATCCACAAGTATCTACCTACACTAACTCGTGTGCATACCAAAAGCAATTGGATACAGATTCTTCTAAAACAAAGGAAGGGAGGAATTTGCACTGTTACTATCTGATCTTCTTGTTCATGTTGCCGGCAAGCTGGCGCATCTGGAACCTCCAGAACATGAAGATGGCGAGGGCAGCGCCAACGAAGACGAGCCCCACCACCATCTCCCCCTCGGACTCCGATTTCCACGCCGCCTCCTCGATCCGCCACTCCTTGCCCCCGTCCGTCGTCCCCGCCTCCACCAGCGCGTACACCCGGCGTCGCTCCCGCACGGCCACCGCGGCCACGGGGCCgtcgggcgcgggcgccgcctcGTCCCGCACCCCGCACGACACCCACCCATCGTTGCTCACGACGAGGCGCaggcccccggccccgcccacAGCGACCGCCCCGTCGG encodes the following:
- the LOC117858449 gene encoding pre-mRNA-splicing factor CWC21 → MYNGIGLQTPRGSGTSGHVQASKFLAKPRPSSSSAAAAGGYGTPNPPHTGSVLERTRKPNKDILEHDRKRQVELRLLVLRDALEEHGYTEAQIKERVGEARKAAEIEAAAEEGGPRSQGKGFTDTQSHQAAARKENQLQTMRAALGLDAEDAQKERCRK
- the LOC117854620 gene encoding uncharacterized protein, with the translated sequence MDLFYQCKEVLKIQKFRRMVSYAGFYCFTTLITYAYTSNTTRAGISRADQYYASYPAGTELLTDTAKLYKAALGNCFEIDDWGPIEFSIMAKHFDRQGKPPYAYHAQYLAHLLSHGQLDGSG
- the LOC117854619 gene encoding uncharacterized protein, whose translation is MATGLLSKVSIAVAAYARRFTRRLLRARRLRRGGSACLGRQLVPADGGCGGDRQDGGQEQGALWRRAILMGRRCEPLDFPGAIHYDSFGRRLESPRCGSRKASGALFCRSSDAVDEAVVTAVRKAS